Below is a genomic region from Xiphophorus hellerii strain 12219 chromosome 1, Xiphophorus_hellerii-4.1, whole genome shotgun sequence.
CCTTCATAGTTTGGAAGGAGTTTGTCAAAGTTTTCGTCCCCATCAGGCTGTTTGTAGcgaacaaagcaaaacaaactgagcaaaatgtaaatgcaaGTCAGGTTTATTGAGGAAAGttgaaatagaagcaaaaaaagatgaagattggagaagaaaaacaaataaaatgctaagtaaacataaaaagaaactgaagacAGATGAAGCTGCACATCAGTGGATCACAACGTCTGTAGATGTTACTGATTATGATGCATTTCATCCTCAGCACAGCAGATCTGATCGTCGCTTCATTCAGTTGCAGATGGAACtgaaaacatggaaatattAACAATATCGTTTCAGCAGACTGCATTTTAGACATCAGAAAGTGAAATATCACCAGTTCTAAAGCTGCAACAAGGCCTCTGGAGAGTCAAGGCTGGTTTTCTGTCTTTggtgtaaaaattaaatatattctttctaagtaaatgcagaaagacccaggctaggattcaaacccaggaccttgtTGCTGCAAGGCATTAGTGCTACTGACTGTGTTACTGAGCTGGACTGGAACATTAAAGCGGATGAGGGAAAAGTTTTAACCAGACTACAGAGTTTGGACAAAACCTGCTCCACAGgatcgccatggcaaccaaaCTCTGAGTCTTGATATTTTATTATGGGATgcttacagtttttatttaaaaaagaaagaaagaaattcgaGGAAtcaaaaaacaggaataaacaaattaataaataaaataaatacatataaaaaacaaaatatgaatgaaaatgaaaaataaaaaatgaaaccttGCAAATATGGATGAATTGAGAATcttaaaaagattatttcacctaATTAATTTCCTAATTGAAAAGCTGGATTTGTTAATCAGGTTAAAAACATGGTAAATTAAGCTGCTACTAATGGAGTTtcttcaagataaaaaaaaggaaatttaaatcagctgaataaaacaaatgtgacatTAATGCTTTTCAATGTTGTTCTtgaattttagaaatattttagtgaAGTTAGACCATAAACTCACTTTCACATAGATATATCACATCCAGGTACTTGTAGGTCCCAACACAGGGATCTCCGAACACAGAGCTGCTGGCTAAGATATTGCACGTTGATTTCCCCTCGCATCTGCGGATTCACATCAAGGTCAGTTTCCTAGAAATTGTGATTTGCCGTTTCTTggatttattaattaatatcCAGTTAGAAAACCCTTTAGGAAAGATTGAAGCTCTGTACCTCTGAAACACGGATTCTGCCCTCGTAGCACAATTAGTGTTCTTCGTCTGCTCTTTAGGTATCCCAACATAGCACGTCATCCGATTGCTGCGTCCATATATAGCACTGGTCACATAGATAGCCTGACCTTCTTCTGCCAGAGCGAAGAGGAAATGTTGGAAATCTGAATGTATTCATGGTGTAATGCTCCAGAACCGACCAGTGAAACCAGTGACCTTACCACAGTGGAGTCGAGCCACTGTTCCTTCACAGGCAACAAGGGATTTTTCCTCTGGGAGCCATGCTGCATATGAGACATTCAGATCATATTCATATCAGGACACAGAAAAGTCCAAACACCCACGAACTAAAGATAAATTCATGTTTAACAGTTTTAGATCCAATAAATGATGAACATTCAACATCAGCCTTCATGCCCAGCTTGTCTTCATACTAAAACCTGCAGCGCCACCTTGTGAACTCAAAACACCAGAAAGATTAAAGCACAAACCTCCTGATGAACTTTTTCCCTGTTAACCAAGAGAGacagatataaaaaataattacttttaaaaacttttttgtcttcAAAGTTTTTAGAGTTGATTGAAGATAACGTTATCATCGTTTATCTGCTGTTCATACAGacacatttctgtgtttcacTGCCTGTTTCACATACAgtcaaaataaagacataaaaacacaaaatgtagatttttaacaaatgattttctaaacagcaaacagaagagaagattTTCACTCACATTGATTTCCAGGATGAATCCACAAAGGAAcaaagtaaaaagaacaaatttcaTCTGTATGAAGATAAGAAACATTCAGTTACTCTGAAATATGACTCAAAATATTAGATGATTTTCTACAACATTTTCAACAAGCTGCTGAACCAAATCATACATTTCATCCATCAATATAAACATGATGGAAACAAGTTTTCATGTCTCTGAGAATCAGAACTAGAATTTATCATAACATATATTAGAAGAACAGAATTGTAAGCAGCTTTTTTTGGGTTTGTTCAGTCAAATTTTACCTTGTTGTGAtgaagaatcaaagcagcagcagaaaccagaTTCACTAGCAGCAGTGTGCCTTCAACCAGGGAATGGAGGGTTTATAAACCTTCACTGATGATCTGACAGAGGAACAAAATGTCTTTGACTAGAAGTCCAGGTTGGTGATGGGTGAGGCAGGAATGTGTCAGGTTTTATCAGAttatggaaatattt
It encodes:
- the LOC116722562 gene encoding L-rhamnose-binding lectin CSL3-like isoform X2; protein product: MKFVLFTLFLCGFILEINGKSSSGAWLPEEKSLVACEGTVARLHCEEGQAIYVTSAIYGRSNRMTCYVGIPKEQTKNTNCATRAESVFQRCEGKSTCNILASSSVFGDPCVGTYKYLDVIYLCEIPSATE
- the LOC116722562 gene encoding L-rhamnose-binding lectin CSL3-like isoform X1 translates to MFLIFIQMKFVLFTLFLCGFILEINGKSSSGAWLPEEKSLVACEGTVARLHCEEGQAIYVTSAIYGRSNRMTCYVGIPKEQTKNTNCATRAESVFQRCEGKSTCNILASSSVFGDPCVGTYKYLDVIYLCEIPSATE